In Camelina sativa cultivar DH55 chromosome 16, Cs, whole genome shotgun sequence, a single window of DNA contains:
- the LOC104753973 gene encoding F-box/kelch-repeat protein At1g64840-like, producing MATRKKTSSSSSMLPNWSLLPEELLQIVSKYVEDCFDVFHARSVCNSWRSTFPFPSSLLRPSYSLPTFDEVTLESKELCTLEKVPLFLFRPRAPTIAANSSLASEYFLGGIGRDDHHLDLPSPLQCSVKVQIQGYDPALMNMVECQILPLGHQYRLIGWEPKGYRGVAFLPLNKEGRRGEFVVILNYTNVLLVLTSAEMKWKRLENVPAGSVCSDLGTFRGRFYASFLARSTFIIDPYSLEVTLLMPSPPKPLNYLVASGDDELFLVEVTIPMFEEIDFSRFTCRVSRLDEECSKWVEVRDLGDRLLFIGHFGNVCCSGKELPDGCGLSGNSIVFTNEPTFPYKYGVHTGTGEDDLDCWRTTRENRVMIFNTDPVLALQVENLILDA from the coding sequence ATGGCAACGAGAAagaagacatcatcatcatcatcaatgctGCCAAACTGGTCTCTTTTACCGGAGGAGTTACTTCAAATTGTCTCCAAATATGTGGAGGACTGTTTCGATGTATTTCATGCTCGCTCTGTTTGCAACTCGTGGCGATCCACATTTCCTTTTCCATCTTCCTTGTTACGCCCAAGTTACTCTCTTCCCACATTCGACGAAGTCACACTCGAAAGCAAAGAATTGTGCACCCTCGAGAAGGTCCCTTTGTTCCTCTTTAGACCCCGAGCTCCAACCATTGCTGCTAATTCGTCGTTGGCTTCTGAGTATTTTCTGGGAGGAATAGGCCGAGATGATCATCATTTGGatcttccatctcctcttcaATGTTCAGTGAAAGTGCAGATCCAAGGATATGATCCAGCTCTAATGAACATGGTCGAGTGCCAGATCCTCCCTCTAGGCCATCAGTACAGATTGATCGGTTGGGAACCTAAAGGTTATAGAGGCGTGGCTTTTCTTCCGCTAAACAAGgagggaagaagaggagagttcGTTGTGATCCTCAACTACACTAATGTTTTGCTGGTGTTAACAAGTGCTGAAATGAAGTGGAAGCGGCTTGAGAACGTCCCAGCTGGTTCTGTATGCTCGGATTTAGGCACTTTTAGAGGTAGGTTTTATGCATCGTTTCTTGCCAGAAGTACTTTCATCATCGATCCTTATTCCCTGGAGGTGACTCTCTTGATGCCTTCACCTCCGAAGCCACTAAACTATCTAGTTGCATCTGGGGATGATGAACTTTTCCTGGTTGAGGTAACCATCCCAATGTTTGAAGAAATAGATTTTAGCCGGTTCACTTGTAGAGTGAGTAGGCTAGATGAGGAGTGTAGTAAATGGGTTGAGGTGAGAGATCTGGGAGACCGTCTGTTGTTTATTGGACACTTTGGAAATGTCTGCTGCTCAGGTAAGGAGCTTCCTGATGGTTGTGGTTTGAGTGGGAACTCAATTGTGTTCACCAATGAACCAACCTTTCCCTACAAATATGGAGTACATACTGGAACAGGGGAAGACGATCTCGATTGTTGGAGAACCACAAGGGAGAATCGTGTGATGATCTTCAATACAGATCCAGTTTTGGCTCTCCAAGTTGAGAATCTCATTTTGGATGCTTGA
- the LOC104752118 gene encoding F-box/kelch-repeat protein At1g64840-like, whose translation MTEHAKEQKQSSIMLDCVSKQQPCQSPSVPDWSLLPQELLHLIAKDLEDEEYCFDVVHARSVCTSWRSSFPFPSCLLRPSYSLPTFSDESKVLCTVEKIPLFLFRVKTPAVSPSVFYLGDLGRDNSRDHMELPSPLQCSVRMQLPGSDPTLMNMLDCQIISLGHQYRVIGWDPESWTSPYRGVALLPLNKEGGGEDFVVILNFTNDLVVFRSEETRWVRLGKITDTSCQKVLTFRGRFYAAYLNGDIFVIDPYSLEATLMNPADHFSSINYLVQSGNDELFLVEATIPQAEVVEVSRLTCRVSSLDEDAGEWDVVSDFEDRVLFIGEQGNVTCSAKELPDGCGVSGNSMLFTDWPGDAIYFYKYGVPTEYAEDDLNFWRLSREYRVKILNKSPPVVAFRVEH comes from the exons ATGACAGAACATGCAAAGGAACAGAAGCAATCATCCATTATGTTAGATTGT GTTTCAAAACAGCAGCCTTGTCAATCTCCATCTGTGCCAGACTGGTCTCTTCTCCCCCAAGAGCTACTTCACCTTATCGCCAAGGATCTGGAGGACGAGGAATACTGTTTCGATGTTGTCCATGCTCGCTCTGTTTGCACCTCGTGGCGATCCTCGTTTCCGTTTCCTTCTTGCCTCTTACGTCCAAGTTACTCTCTTCCCACGTTTTCAGATGAAAGCAAAGTCTTGTGCACCGTCGAGAAGATccctttgtttctctttagAGTCAAAACTCCTGCCGTGTCGCCTTCTGTGTTTTATCTGGGAGATTTAGGCCGAGATAACTCTAGGGATCATATGGAGCTTCCATCTCCGCTTCAGTGTTCGGTAAGAATGCAGTTACCAGGATCTGATCCAACCTTGATGAACATGCTAGACTGCCAGATCATCTCTTTGGGCCATCAGTACAGAGTGATCGGTTGGGATCCTGAATCATGGACATCACCTTACCGAGGCGTGGCTCTTCTTCCCTTAAACAAAGAGGGAGGAGGAGAAGACTTCGTTGTGATCCTTAACTTCACTAATGATTTGGTGGTGTTTAGAAGTGAGGAAACAAGGTGGGTGCGGCTTGGGAAAATCACAGATACTTCATGTCAGAAGGTATTGACTTTTAGAGGCAGATTTTATGCAGCCTATCTTAACGGAGACATTTTTGTTATCGATCCTTATTCTCTGGAAGCGACTCTCATGAATCCCGCAGATCATTTTAGCTCAATAAATTATCTGGTTCAATCTGGCAATGATGAACTTTTCCTGGTTGAGGCAACCATCCCACAGGCTGAAGTAGTAGAGGTTAGCCGGTTAACATGCAGAGTGAGTAGTTTAGATGAGGATGCTGGTGAATGGGACGTGGTCAGCGATTTTGAAGACCGCGTATTGTTTATTGGAGAGCAAGGGAATGTTACTTGTTCGGCTAAGGAGCTTCCTGATGGTTGTGGTGTGAGTGGGAACTCAATGTTGTTTACTGACTGGCCAGGTGATGCaatatacttttataaatatGGTGTGCCTACAGAATACGCGGAAGATGACCTCAATTTTTGGAGATTATCAAGAGAGTATCGTGTGAAGATTCTTAACAAATCTCCTCCTGTGGTGGCTTTTCGTGTTGAGCACTAA
- the LOC104752119 gene encoding F-box/kelch-repeat protein At1g64840-like encodes MLGGLVRDESEEFPSASQFSVKVEIPGSYQSLVSLRDCEILPMWQHQYRMVGWDPKECNTYYRGVACLPLTKEGGGEEFVVLVNYFKVLLVLSITEMRWKRLMNIPDYLCTDLVTFRGRFYAVFFTGKIVSIDPYSLEVKNLMPSPYKTLDYLIPYGDDELFLVEATSLVSKLDEEAGRWVEVTYLGDHVLVIGQLASVSCSVKKLPDGCGVTAKSILFTNRPSNTTETSISLFSPY; translated from the coding sequence ATGTTGGGAGGATTAGTTCGAGATGAGTCAGAGGAGTTTCCATCTGCTAGTCAGTTCTCAGTGAAAGTGGAGATCCCAGGTTCTTATCAATCCTTGGTTAGCTTGCGCGACTGCGAGATACTCCCTATGTGGCAACACCAGTACAGAATGGTTGGCTGGGATCCTAAAGAATGTAATACATATTACAGAGGCGTAGCTTGTCTTCCGCTAACcaaggaaggaggaggagaagaattcGTTGTGCTCGTCAACTACTTTAAAGTCTTGTTGGTGTTATCAATTACGGAAATGAGGTGGAAGCGGCTTATGAACATCCCGGATTATCTATGCACGGATTTAGTCACTTTTAGAGGCAGATTTTATGCAGTCTTTTTTACCGGAAAAATTGTCTCCATTGATCCTTATTCGCTGGAAGTTAAGAACCTGATGCCCTCACCTTACAAGACACTAGACTATCTGATTCCATATGGCGATGATGAACTTTTCCTGGTTGAGGCAACTTCCCTAGTAAGTAAGCTAGATGAGGAGGCTGGTAGATGGGTCGAGGTCACTTATTTGGGAGACCATGTGTTGGTCATTGGACAACTGGCTAGTGTCTCTTGCTCGGTTAAGAAACTTCCTGATGGTTGTGGTGTGACTGCAAAATCAATTTTGTTCACCAATCGACCAAGCAATACAACTGAGACAtcgatttctttattttctccttATTAG
- the LOC104752117 gene encoding putative B3 domain-containing protein REM15 — translation MASQHFFKPLLPGFYSHVTIPVAFLLKNVKGHEQKTAELRSEASKKTWEVKIHGQRITDGWKEFAVAHDLRIGDIVVFRQESDMAFHVTMLGPSCCEIQYVSCLNDHNNLGKIQRKKRVRKNPSREPESSSLDPSCFVANITASTLLYDRLNFPRSFVRENGLDTRCGEIVVLMNEKGRSWTVDLRGKRSCGIAYIKRGWRKFCQANELRAGSFFTFKLIQRGRTLVLRLSSKETEANEVESLSTEQESDEERSQDGISLQQNSQRKERKGTLIRKDSYSASQNRYVTLTLTSYNVKCSRLTLPIHFTKVSGIVKAKKMSFLDKHGVKWSTDLRFDKKHLRMRLVGGWIEFCDANHVKIGESVMLELIWEAHESSVLKFCSKVMPETN, via the exons ATGGCGAGTCAACATTTCTTCAAGCCTCTTCTTCCCGGATTCTACAGCCACGTG ACGATTCCTGTGGCTTTCCTCTTGAAGAATGTAAAAGGACATGAGCAGAAGACGGCCGAGCTGAGGTCAGAGGCGTCAAAGAAAACTTGGGAAGTGAAGATACATGGGCAGAGAATCACTGACGGTTGGAAAGAGTTTGCAGTCGCACATGATCTTCGAATCGGTGACATTGTCGTGTTCAGACAAGAGAGCGACATGGCTTTCCACGTTACAATGTTGGGACCTAGTTGTTGTGAAATTCAATATGTGTCTTGTTTAAACGACCATAACAACCTCG GGAAGAttcaaaggaagaagagagtgaggaagaaTCCAAGTAGAGAACCAGAGTCTTCATCACTAGATCCCTCTTGTTTCGTGGCTAATATCACGGCTTCGACTCTCCTATATGACAGACTG aattttcCAAGAAGTTTTGTAAGGGAAAATGGTCTAGACACAAGATGtggagagattgttgttctgaTGAATGAAAAGGGCAGATCATGGACTGTTGATTTGAGAGGTAAGAGATCATGCGGAATCGCTTACATCAAACGAGGATGGAGAAAATTTTGTCAAGCCAATGAACTTAGAGCTGGAAGTTTCTTCACTTTCAAACTGATCCAAAGAGGAAGAACTCTGGTTCTACGTTTGTCCTCCAAAGAGACAGAGGCTAATGAAGTAGAGTCTCTTTCCACAGAACAGGAAAGTGATGAAGAGAGGAGCCAAGATGGGATAAGCTTACAACAAAATTCACAAAGAAAGGAAAGGAAGGGTACATTGATACGGAAAGATTCATATTCGGCATCCCAAAACCGATATGTGACCctaactcttacaagttacaacgtCAAATGTTCTAGACTG ACTCTTCCAATACATTTCACAAAGGTGAGTGGCATAGTAAAGGCAAAGAAGATGAGTTTCTTGGATAAACATGGCGTAAAATGGTCTACGGATCTGAGGTTTGACAAGAAACATCTGAGAATGCGATTGGTTGGTGGCTGGATAGAGTTTTGCGATGCTAACCATGTGAAGATAGGAGAATCAGTCATGTTGGAGCTAATTTGGGAAGCACACGAAAGCTCTGTTCTTAAGTTCTGCTCCAAAGTGATGCCAGAGACCAACTGA